The proteins below are encoded in one region of Deinococcus aquaedulcis:
- the trmD gene encoding tRNA (guanosine(37)-N1)-methyltransferase TrmD — protein MTTEATPTPLTFSFLTLFPELLFPFAQEAILGKAAARGLIDVQLVNLRNFAQNKHLKVDDTPYGGGAGMVIRVDVAQRALESLPPADEVILFSPAGQPFTQAVAEELAGKRHLAFLCGRYEGFDARVETLVTRELSIGDFVMMGGEAAAACVLEAVARLRPGVLGDPASHQMDSFSSGLLDYPEYTRPPEWNGHAVPEVLRGGNHAAVAAWRREQALQRTLARRPDLLAQAPLTPQDSAALLALGVSEAELAAWGAPPPPPPKRRRTAKRPAKAD, from the coding sequence GTGACGACTGAGGCCACGCCCACACCCCTAACCTTCTCGTTCCTGACGCTGTTTCCCGAGTTGCTCTTTCCCTTTGCACAGGAGGCGATTCTGGGCAAGGCGGCGGCCCGGGGCCTGATTGACGTGCAGCTGGTGAACCTGCGCAACTTCGCCCAGAACAAGCACCTGAAGGTGGACGACACCCCGTACGGCGGCGGCGCCGGCATGGTGATCCGGGTGGATGTCGCCCAGCGCGCCCTGGAGAGCCTGCCCCCGGCCGACGAGGTGATTCTCTTCAGTCCGGCCGGCCAGCCCTTCACCCAGGCAGTGGCCGAGGAACTGGCGGGCAAACGCCACCTCGCGTTCCTGTGTGGCCGTTACGAGGGCTTCGACGCCCGCGTGGAGACCCTGGTCACGCGGGAACTCAGCATTGGCGACTTCGTGATGATGGGCGGCGAGGCAGCGGCGGCCTGCGTGCTGGAAGCGGTGGCGCGCCTGCGGCCCGGCGTGCTGGGCGACCCGGCGTCGCACCAGATGGACTCGTTCAGTTCTGGCCTGCTGGATTACCCCGAATACACCCGCCCGCCGGAATGGAACGGCCACGCGGTGCCCGAGGTGCTGCGCGGCGGCAACCACGCGGCGGTGGCGGCGTGGCGGCGCGAGCAGGCCCTGCAGCGCACCCTGGCCCGGCGCCCGGACCTGCTGGCCCAGGCCCCACTGACCCCGCAGGACAGCGCGGCGCTGCTGGCCCTGGGGGTCAGCGAGGCCGAGCTGGCGGCCTGGGGCGCCCCGCCGCCGCCCCCGCCCAAGCGGCGCCGCACAGCGAAGCGTCCCGCCAAAGCGGACTGA
- the rimM gene encoding ribosome maturation factor RimM (Essential for efficient processing of 16S rRNA), with product MSGGEQDRTRLGHFLGPHGVRGGVKVYVLGDPGQLLALKRVYVEGRGWLRVTRAEPLSPGVALGLAGVTTREAAEDLRGLQVYAADDELPEPEEGVYYYHELRGLSVHGTSGEVLGEVTDALDGGRQDLLVVRHPGGESFVPLQAPYVVVELNDKGRPRAITLTADAPENLLGDPDPDRDD from the coding sequence GTGAGCGGGGGCGAACAGGACCGCACCCGGCTGGGGCACTTTCTGGGGCCGCACGGGGTGCGCGGCGGCGTCAAGGTGTATGTGCTGGGCGACCCGGGGCAACTGCTGGCACTAAAGCGGGTGTACGTGGAGGGCCGGGGCTGGCTGCGGGTCACCAGGGCCGAGCCCCTCTCGCCCGGGGTGGCGCTGGGGCTGGCGGGCGTGACCACGCGCGAGGCCGCCGAGGACCTGCGCGGCCTGCAGGTGTACGCCGCCGACGATGAACTGCCCGAACCCGAAGAGGGCGTGTACTATTACCACGAACTGCGCGGCCTGAGTGTCCACGGGACCTCGGGCGAGGTGCTGGGCGAGGTCACCGACGCCCTGGACGGCGGGCGCCAGGATCTGCTGGTGGTGCGCCACCCGGGCGGCGAGTCGTTTGTGCCGCTGCAGGCGCCGTATGTGGTGGTCGAACTCAACGACAAGGGCCGCCCGCGCGCCATTACCCTCACCGCCGACGCCCCGGAGAACCTGCTGGGCGACCCCGATCCTGACCGTGACGACTGA
- a CDS encoding KH domain-containing protein, protein MKTDPVELTLYLAQSVVDQPALVRAVRRGPTVVVRVGPGEEGRLIGRQGRVIQAIRTLVRAAADPRERLNVDLDAPRKA, encoded by the coding sequence ATGAAAACCGATCCCGTGGAACTGACCCTGTACCTCGCGCAGAGCGTGGTGGACCAGCCGGCGCTGGTGCGCGCCGTGCGGCGTGGCCCCACCGTGGTCGTGCGGGTGGGCCCCGGCGAGGAAGGGCGCCTGATCGGCCGTCAGGGCCGCGTGATTCAGGCCATCCGCACGCTGGTGCGCGCCGCCGCCGACCCGCGCGAGCGCCTGAACGTGGACCTGGACGCCCCCCGCAAAGCGTGA
- the rpsP gene encoding 30S ribosomal protein S16: MVKIRLSRFGSTHNPHYRIVVTDARRPRDGGYIESLGYYDPRKTTENYLKVDAERAAHWLAQGAQPTNTARRLLKSQGVKVA; encoded by the coding sequence ATGGTTAAGATTCGCCTGTCCCGTTTTGGTTCCACCCATAACCCCCACTACCGCATCGTGGTCACCGATGCCCGCCGCCCCCGCGACGGCGGCTACATCGAGAGCCTGGGCTACTACGACCCCCGCAAGACCACCGAAAACTACCTGAAGGTGGACGCCGAGCGCGCCGCCCACTGGCTGGCCCAGGGCGCCCAGCCCACCAACACCGCCCGCCGCCTGCTCAAGAGCCAGGGCGTGAAGGTCGCTTAA
- a CDS encoding murein hydrolase activator EnvC family protein, whose product MTRSRRATALLAVALLAGVPQAGLAQTTSERLQSLQRELQQQRELNAQKVAQIEQARRAIASLSAQQRQTLGRLDDLTRRAGQLENELATATARVTLAERALADTGSQLKVTQARVTRLQGDVREILRLQYRDRSGRYLQLLSQSRSLSDLLIRLQYANRAGEYNTRVIRTLEGEVKVLAQQRALQTQQAQELRTLQAQRQGKLRALQAQRAEQNTLLAQLRTSEQGQRTLAAQRQAEQALAARTIDQLVGQVQAEQARLEAERQRRLEEERRRREAEARRIREAQERARQEAERLARIRAEQERVARERQAAAARAQASRAAAERAAAQQAQQRLSQQRQREAQLQQEQAALQQRQQQVEQAQQQAEVQLAPLPAQSGPLGFPLPGGRVSAPYGTGGSPWVVLSGATQVVAAQDGNVLAAAFYGSTGGIVLLDHGSLVSAYLGLRELSVHVGDRVRRGAPLGTVGGSSVLGPDSMAFQLRRGQDVLPPPF is encoded by the coding sequence ATGACACGGAGCAGGCGTGCGACGGCGCTGCTGGCTGTGGCCCTGCTGGCGGGGGTGCCGCAGGCCGGACTGGCGCAGACCACCAGCGAGCGGCTGCAGAGTCTGCAGCGCGAACTGCAGCAGCAGCGTGAACTGAACGCCCAGAAGGTGGCGCAGATCGAGCAGGCGCGGCGGGCGATTGCCAGCCTCAGCGCGCAGCAGCGCCAGACGCTGGGCCGCCTGGACGACCTGACCCGGCGCGCCGGGCAGCTGGAAAACGAACTGGCCACCGCCACCGCCCGCGTGACCCTGGCCGAGCGGGCCCTGGCCGACACCGGCAGCCAGCTCAAAGTGACCCAGGCGCGCGTGACGCGGCTGCAGGGCGACGTGCGCGAGATTCTGCGGCTGCAGTACCGGGACCGCTCCGGGCGCTACCTGCAGCTACTCTCGCAGTCGCGCAGCCTGTCGGACCTCCTGATTCGGCTGCAGTACGCCAACCGCGCGGGCGAGTACAACACCCGCGTCATCCGCACCCTGGAGGGCGAGGTCAAGGTGCTGGCACAGCAGCGCGCCCTGCAAACCCAGCAGGCGCAGGAGTTGCGCACCCTGCAGGCCCAGCGGCAGGGCAAGCTGCGGGCCCTGCAGGCCCAGCGCGCCGAGCAGAACACCCTACTGGCACAGTTGCGTACCAGCGAGCAGGGGCAGCGCACGCTGGCCGCCCAGCGGCAGGCCGAGCAGGCCCTGGCCGCGCGCACCATTGACCAGCTGGTGGGGCAGGTGCAGGCCGAGCAGGCCCGCCTGGAAGCCGAGCGCCAGCGCCGCCTGGAAGAGGAGCGCCGTCGCCGCGAAGCCGAAGCGCGGCGCATCCGCGAAGCGCAGGAACGGGCCCGGCAGGAAGCCGAGCGCCTGGCCCGTATCCGCGCCGAGCAGGAGCGGGTGGCCCGCGAGCGGCAGGCTGCCGCCGCCCGTGCCCAGGCCAGCCGCGCAGCGGCCGAGCGCGCCGCCGCCCAGCAGGCGCAGCAGCGTCTCTCGCAGCAGCGCCAGCGTGAAGCGCAGCTGCAGCAGGAGCAGGCGGCCCTGCAACAGCGCCAGCAGCAGGTGGAACAGGCGCAGCAGCAGGCCGAGGTGCAATTGGCCCCCCTCCCTGCGCAGTCGGGCCCACTGGGCTTTCCGCTGCCGGGCGGGCGGGTCAGCGCGCCGTACGGCACGGGCGGGTCGCCGTGGGTGGTGCTGTCCGGCGCCACCCAGGTGGTGGCAGCCCAGGACGGCAATGTGCTGGCGGCGGCGTTCTACGGCTCAACCGGCGGGATCGTGCTGCTGGACCACGGCTCGCTGGTCTCGGCCTACCTGGGCCTGCGCGAACTGTCGGTGCATGTGGGGGACCGGGTGCGGCGCGGCGCCCCGCTGGGCACGGTGGGCGGCAGCTCCGTGCTGGGCCCGGACAGCATGGCTTTTCAGCTGCGCCGGGGCCAGGACGTGCTGCCTCCTCCGTTCTAA
- a CDS encoding cell division protein FtsX has protein sequence MSYHFRQALLAMRGNVTATLATLVTMTLTLLMLGFVLLLTLNVNRTLSQLESQVEVAAFLTPGAQDNVLLAQVRQLPQVREATLVTSEQVLQEMTQDSPYTRDAVALVGNPFPDTLRLRVGRVEDSRVVAQAVSQLPGVEDVEYGADYVDPTVRTLTAVRGAGYVLVGLLFLGTLFNILNAVRVAMYARRDEISVMRLLGATRGFIRMPHVIEGLLVGTLAAALAVSLLTPAYLALAGRVQQLAPVFPVARDLDTLLPLLGGVAVLGILTGLLGSLFATRRYLRELE, from the coding sequence ATGAGTTACCACTTCCGCCAGGCCCTGCTTGCCATGCGGGGCAATGTCACGGCCACGCTGGCGACGCTGGTCACCATGACGCTGACCCTGCTGATGCTGGGGTTCGTGCTGCTGCTCACGCTGAACGTGAACCGCACGCTCTCACAGCTGGAATCGCAGGTGGAGGTGGCGGCCTTCCTGACGCCGGGCGCCCAGGACAATGTGCTGCTGGCCCAGGTCCGGCAGCTGCCCCAGGTGCGTGAGGCCACCCTGGTCACCAGTGAGCAGGTGCTGCAGGAAATGACCCAGGACTCGCCCTACACCCGCGACGCCGTGGCGCTGGTGGGCAACCCCTTCCCCGACACGCTGCGGCTGCGGGTGGGCCGCGTGGAGGATTCGCGGGTGGTGGCGCAGGCGGTATCGCAGCTGCCCGGCGTAGAGGACGTGGAATACGGCGCCGACTACGTGGACCCCACGGTGCGCACCCTGACCGCCGTGCGCGGGGCCGGCTACGTGCTGGTGGGCCTGCTGTTCCTGGGCACCCTGTTCAACATCCTGAACGCCGTGCGGGTGGCGATGTACGCCCGGCGCGATGAGATCAGCGTGATGCGGCTGCTGGGGGCCACGCGGGGCTTTATCCGCATGCCGCACGTCATTGAAGGGCTGCTGGTGGGCACGCTGGCCGCCGCGCTGGCGGTGTCCCTGCTCACCCCGGCGTATCTGGCGCTGGCGGGGCGGGTGCAGCAGCTGGCCCCGGTCTTTCCGGTGGCGCGCGACCTGGACACCCTGCTGCCGCTGCTGGGCGGCGTGGCGGTGCTGGGCATTCTGACGGGGCTGCTGGGCAGTCTGTTCGCCACGCGGCGCTATCTGCGGGAGCTGGAATGA
- the ftsE gene encoding cell division ATP-binding protein FtsE codes for MIDFKNVSLEYPVTRTLALDDVSLHVGKGEFVYLVGHSGAGKSSFMSLVLKRALPSRGEVKVAGEPLARYRGRRTALLRRRMGTVFQDNLLLPHLNAYDNVAFALRVTGVPGREWPQRVAGALRTVGLEHKKYALPVQLSQGEQQRVAIARAIVGNPPLLLADEPTGNLDPDNSREVLKVLQNVNLRGTTVIVATHARDLVETFRHRTLTLRKGKLVRDDPYGGYAL; via the coding sequence GTGATTGATTTCAAGAATGTGTCGCTGGAATACCCAGTGACCCGCACCCTGGCCCTGGACGACGTGTCGCTGCACGTGGGCAAGGGCGAATTCGTGTACCTGGTGGGCCATTCGGGGGCTGGAAAGAGCAGCTTCATGAGTCTGGTGCTTAAGCGCGCGCTGCCCAGCCGGGGCGAGGTCAAGGTGGCGGGCGAGCCGCTGGCGCGCTACCGGGGCCGGCGCACCGCCCTGCTGCGCCGCCGCATGGGCACCGTGTTTCAGGACAACCTGCTGCTGCCGCACCTGAACGCCTACGACAATGTGGCCTTTGCCCTGCGCGTGACCGGCGTGCCGGGGCGCGAGTGGCCGCAGCGGGTGGCGGGCGCGCTGCGCACCGTGGGCCTGGAGCACAAGAAATACGCCCTGCCCGTGCAGCTCTCGCAGGGCGAGCAGCAGCGCGTGGCCATTGCCCGCGCCATCGTGGGCAACCCGCCCCTGCTGCTGGCCGACGAGCCCACCGGCAACCTCGACCCCGACAACAGCCGTGAGGTACTCAAGGTGCTGCAAAACGTGAACCTGCGCGGCACCACGGTGATTGTCGCCACCCACGCCCGCGACCTCGTGGAAACCTTCCGCCACCGCACCCTGACCCTGCGCAAGGGCAAACTGGTGCGCGATGATCCGTATGGGGGGTATGCGCTGTGA
- a CDS encoding S41 family peptidase — MNAKRLTVTLAALGATAAVAYAQLGGYSQANLSSTPEGRTFLQVLNDLNRLYLYPVDQEKVLRGAITGALGSLNDEFTYYSEPEDNAIDAANLQGEFFGIGVQLVAANADGTGGKIDNVYKGGAASGAGVQIGDQFLKIGDKDVTNAKLNEIVRLVRGERGTTVTVTFARDGKPYTVKMERQPVTIVSVESTVLPGNIGYIALNTFYNEKVTEQFRAAVADMKKKNVKGLILDLRDNGGGLLNAGVDVADQFMQSGPIVSLRDRSKATEVFGTARRQASDYTGKLVVLVNKNSASASEVVSGALQDTGRATIVGEQTFGKGVAQIPVTLPDGGKAAIVNSEWLTPKGRQIHKKGVTPDVLVKDTRFTTPVNFTGGGVKPGEKITLTIEGKPVTVTADKDGKFTYTGEIKRPSRSAQQGEATVDLQTDAILKKAVDLLK, encoded by the coding sequence GTGAACGCCAAACGTCTGACCGTTACCCTGGCCGCGCTGGGCGCGACCGCCGCCGTCGCCTACGCGCAACTGGGCGGGTACTCCCAGGCGAACCTCAGCAGCACCCCCGAGGGGCGCACCTTTCTGCAGGTCCTGAACGACCTCAACCGCCTGTACCTGTACCCGGTGGACCAGGAAAAGGTGCTGCGCGGCGCGATCACCGGCGCGCTGGGCAGCCTGAACGACGAATTCACGTACTACAGCGAGCCCGAGGACAACGCCATTGACGCCGCCAACCTGCAGGGCGAGTTCTTCGGCATTGGCGTGCAGCTGGTGGCGGCCAACGCCGACGGCACGGGCGGCAAGATTGACAACGTGTACAAGGGCGGCGCGGCGTCGGGTGCGGGCGTGCAGATTGGCGACCAGTTCCTGAAAATTGGCGACAAGGACGTCACGAACGCCAAGCTGAACGAGATCGTGCGCCTGGTGCGCGGCGAGCGCGGCACCACCGTCACCGTGACCTTCGCCCGCGACGGCAAGCCCTACACCGTCAAGATGGAGCGCCAGCCCGTGACCATCGTGAGCGTGGAATCCACCGTGCTGCCCGGCAACATTGGCTACATCGCCCTGAACACCTTCTACAACGAGAAGGTGACCGAGCAGTTCCGCGCGGCCGTGGCCGACATGAAGAAGAAGAACGTCAAGGGCCTGATTCTGGACCTGCGCGACAACGGCGGCGGCCTGCTGAACGCTGGCGTGGACGTGGCCGACCAGTTCATGCAGAGCGGCCCCATCGTGAGCCTGCGCGACCGTTCCAAGGCCACCGAGGTCTTCGGCACGGCCCGGCGCCAGGCCAGCGACTACACCGGCAAACTGGTGGTGCTGGTCAACAAGAACAGCGCCAGCGCCAGCGAGGTGGTCTCCGGCGCCCTGCAGGACACCGGCCGCGCGACCATCGTGGGCGAGCAGACCTTCGGTAAGGGCGTGGCGCAGATTCCCGTGACCCTGCCCGACGGCGGCAAGGCGGCCATCGTGAACAGCGAGTGGCTGACCCCCAAGGGCCGCCAGATTCACAAGAAGGGCGTGACCCCCGACGTGCTGGTCAAGGACACCCGCTTTACCACCCCTGTGAACTTCACCGGCGGCGGCGTGAAGCCCGGCGAGAAGATCACCCTGACCATCGAGGGCAAGCCAGTGACCGTGACCGCCGACAAGGACGGCAAGTTCACCTACACCGGCGAGATCAAGCGCCCCAGCCGCAGCGCCCAGCAGGGCGAGGCCACCGTGGACCTGCAGACCGACGCCATTCTGAAAAAGGCCGTGGACCTGCTGAAGTAA
- the nadE gene encoding ammonia-dependent NAD(+) synthetase, with product MVSLRDRIRRELGVQPSIDPAAEVERRVAFLCAYLRASGTRGFVLGISGGQDSTLTGRLCQLAAERLRAGGEAAQFVAVRQPYGVQADEADAARALAFIQPDRTVTVNIQAASDAAAQAAGEALGTPLRDFVRGNVKARLRMVTQYALAGQEGLLVVGTDHAAEALTGFFTKYGDGGVDVTPLSGLSKRQGAALLAELGAPPETWQKVPTADLEDDRPGLPDEVALGVTYAQIDDYLEGQPVPFEVAARLEGLYRATRHKRAQPVSPFDDWWQAKERPEKA from the coding sequence GTGGTCAGTTTGAGGGACAGGATTCGGCGCGAACTGGGGGTGCAGCCCAGCATTGACCCGGCCGCCGAGGTCGAGCGCCGGGTGGCGTTTCTGTGCGCGTACCTGCGGGCTTCGGGCACCCGGGGCTTTGTGCTGGGCATCAGCGGGGGGCAGGACAGCACCCTGACCGGGCGCCTGTGCCAGCTGGCCGCCGAGCGGCTGCGCGCCGGGGGCGAGGCCGCCCAGTTCGTGGCGGTGCGCCAGCCCTACGGCGTGCAGGCCGACGAGGCCGACGCCGCGCGGGCCCTGGCGTTTATTCAGCCCGACCGCACCGTGACCGTGAACATTCAGGCGGCCAGCGACGCGGCGGCGCAGGCGGCGGGCGAGGCGCTGGGCACGCCGCTGCGCGACTTCGTGCGCGGCAACGTGAAAGCCCGGCTGCGCATGGTCACCCAGTACGCGCTGGCCGGGCAGGAGGGGCTGCTGGTGGTGGGCACCGACCACGCCGCCGAGGCCCTGACCGGCTTTTTTACCAAGTACGGCGACGGCGGCGTGGACGTGACCCCGCTGAGCGGCCTGAGCAAACGCCAGGGCGCGGCGCTGCTGGCCGAGCTGGGCGCCCCGCCCGAAACGTGGCAGAAGGTGCCCACCGCCGACCTGGAAGACGACCGCCCCGGCCTGCCCGATGAGGTGGCCCTGGGCGTGACCTACGCGCAGATTGACGATTATCTGGAAGGCCAGCCGGTGCCGTTCGAGGTGGCCGCGCGACTGGAAGGGCTGTACCGCGCCACCCGCCATAAGCGCGCCCAACCGGTGTCGCCGTTCGACGACTGGTGGCAGGCGAAGGAGCGCCCAGAGAAGGCGTAG
- a CDS encoding MFS transporter: MNDRPTRLRLPAHAAPAPPPGTVRVDDALSALGTGRFQVRLLLICGLTFAAAAMEVLVMGFALPGITAHFGLQGSPTPLLMATFIGMLLGAPFWGLLADRLGRRPVFLTTTVLGVVFGCLGALSPNVEVLFIARVLTGFAVGGTMPVDYSLLSEFLPPARRGRFLVLLESFWAVGTLALAALAYGLSVLLPPEAGWRWLLALAALPGVVGLLVRAGVPDSPYWLQVQGRLDDARAALAVVARVNRRPLPEAPLSPPPPGAVAARHRHLLGPAWRDRTFLLAGAWFGMSLGYYGIFSWLPAYLRTQGVDLGETYRTAMILAIAQIPGYLLASLLIEWAGRRVTLVAFMLASAAGAYLFLVAGDSSVAALLTSALLSCSLLGGWGALYAYTPELFPTPLRAGGMGLISAFGRLASVLSPLAAGALLSGNLGQALSVFAAAFIISAGCVWGIGIETRGRPLPDGERH, from the coding sequence GTGAACGACCGGCCCACCCGTCTTCGCCTGCCGGCGCACGCCGCGCCCGCGCCCCCGCCCGGCACCGTGCGCGTAGATGACGCCCTGAGCGCCCTGGGCACCGGCCGCTTTCAGGTGCGGCTGCTCCTGATCTGCGGACTCACCTTCGCGGCGGCGGCCATGGAGGTGCTGGTGATGGGCTTTGCCCTGCCCGGCATCACCGCGCACTTTGGCCTGCAGGGCAGTCCCACACCGCTTCTCATGGCGACCTTTATCGGGATGCTGCTGGGCGCGCCGTTCTGGGGCCTGCTGGCCGACCGCCTGGGCCGCCGCCCGGTGTTTCTGACCACCACCGTGCTGGGCGTGGTCTTTGGCTGTCTGGGCGCGCTGTCGCCCAATGTGGAGGTGCTGTTCATTGCGCGGGTGCTCACCGGCTTTGCGGTGGGCGGCACCATGCCGGTGGATTACTCGCTGCTGTCAGAGTTTCTGCCCCCCGCGCGGCGCGGGCGGTTTCTGGTGCTGCTGGAAAGCTTCTGGGCGGTGGGCACCCTGGCGCTGGCGGCGCTGGCCTACGGCCTGAGCGTGCTGCTGCCCCCGGAAGCGGGCTGGCGCTGGCTGCTGGCCCTGGCCGCTCTGCCGGGGGTGGTGGGCCTGCTGGTGCGCGCCGGCGTGCCAGATTCGCCTTACTGGCTGCAGGTGCAGGGCCGCCTGGACGACGCCCGCGCGGCCCTGGCGGTGGTGGCCCGTGTGAACCGCCGCCCCCTGCCAGAGGCGCCCCTGAGTCCCCCACCCCCCGGCGCGGTCGCCGCCCGCCACCGGCACCTGCTGGGCCCCGCGTGGCGTGACCGCACCTTCCTGCTGGCAGGCGCGTGGTTTGGCATGAGTCTGGGCTACTACGGCATTTTTTCGTGGCTGCCGGCCTACCTGCGCACCCAGGGCGTGGATCTGGGCGAAACCTACCGCACCGCCATGATCCTGGCCATTGCCCAGATTCCCGGCTACCTGCTGGCCTCGCTGCTGATCGAGTGGGCCGGGCGGCGCGTGACCCTGGTGGCGTTTATGCTGGCCAGCGCGGCCGGGGCTTACCTGTTTCTGGTGGCTGGGGACTCCAGCGTGGCGGCGCTGCTCACCTCCGCGCTGCTGTCGTGCTCGCTGCTGGGGGGCTGGGGGGCGCTGTACGCCTACACGCCTGAACTGTTTCCCACCCCGCTGCGCGCCGGGGGCATGGGCCTGATCAGTGCGTTTGGGCGACTGGCCAGCGTGCTCTCGCCGCTGGCGGCCGGGGCGCTGCTCAGCGGCAACCTGGGGCAGGCCCTGAGCGTGTTTGCCGCCGCCTTCATCATCTCGGCCGGGTGCGTGTGGGGCATTGGCATCGAGACGCGCGGCCGTCCCCTGCCCGACGGAGAGCGGCACTGA